In Cardiocondyla obscurior isolate alpha-2009 linkage group LG07, Cobs3.1, whole genome shotgun sequence, the DNA window gagccatttgtcgtcctcgctgggtagtcgtatagcgcagtcgtttaatattccgcaatccatgacgtgagcctcgagcttctcgctcgaactaaagtaatgaagacacctaaaaataaaatatttttacaaaataataattttaaaataatattttaaaaatcaattatatatttaaaaccatacgtaccgatcacaaatgtgtttccgatgctcgcgtccgcttagttgcgaactgacgaggcgtgatagattactgatacacgcaaagtgtcccactttctggttatcgttgtcatcgttgttatcgggttgcacgtacaataaatttacgtgtctctttttcttctcattgctgaggcgtataggtagaacgtttatttcttttccacgtgtctttgtgacgtacacgttgatcgagatatcattcaatcgttcgagtttcgcaacgtctttaagagtcgcgggaaactccacaccctcgacgttcagcaccgttgcgtaatgcgggtacgacgattcccgatccacgtgctgctttacgggatacagagctgccaccaccgaccacgcgagacacttgtcatccatcgattttacgcatatcactgcttttttagcgactattttccgcgacaatgtaacgtgacatcccgaacgcatcggattgtacttgtttacgttgatcaacaagttcaaaattcgcgacaacgcccatccgctgtcgcgctcctgaaactcctcgagagaagccagcgtgggttcgataacatgtaatcggtaccactcgcgtacatcagtatcttgaaagatctcacagtttttcgtggttatacttttgttggcgcgtttgtccccggctgtgaattcaccgttgaacgcggtgttcactttcacgcaattagttttacgcacgatgttctgtacgcgctcgcacaccgcgttaccggcgtcctccaggaatcgcagcggctcgatgtagtttgtgtttattaccacacccgttgcgatacgacttttgaacgcggtctcgatctcgcgccactcgagttcaccagctgcgttgtcaccatcaccgtcggcagcactggtgctcgcatactcgccaccctggtgcacgtaacgtccgtacaaatgtttcctgacacccaaaagtcgcgcgatactcgccaccgtggattgcgcgcatccgacggatacgcgcgttcgcttggcgcgactgcgttcctcgagtcgattcactaggtcgtcacatctctcaagccacacgaaaaattctcccaaggtggtcacggcgtcagcctgcaccaggagttcacgctcttcctcgagaaaactttgatccatttttaatgattctcGCACCGATGCTTGcacgttaatgttttttaaaaaacgacattagcaataaatacaacaaaacaacgacattagcaataaatacaacaaaacaacgacattggcaataaatacaacaaaacaacgacattggcaataaatacaacaaaacaacgacattggcaataaatacaacaaaacaacgacattagcaataaatacaacaaaacaacgacattagcaataaatacaacaaaacaacgacattggcaataaatacaacattagcgataaatacaacaaaacaacaacattagcgataaaaacgacattagcaacgtGAGTATGgaaatcgaagtacattgTTCACGCATTCGTGCATACCGGGCAcatatcgcacgaaattacaaCGAATGTTGCGGTTCTACAGTTCAAACACCACGTACCGCTCAGACTATCGTACGATCCTACGACGTGTTTACGAATCTTGAAGACGGAatcgttgaaatcgtttcgcatcaacaccaaacaagaagcgcacacgttgtatcctcgcccgtcacaataataaaaatatatggcacaaaatttcgtacgcagattaatcgcgtttaaattccgtaaattgatcgttttgcgcgtagtactttcaaccgtttcatcgttgtcatcgtcggtttcgcaagcactatcctccgacaggggatgaacctcttcgatttcctcaccgatttctatttctatttcttcaccgatttcttcaccgatttctattctcacgtcaacgttcattatcgtcgatcgctcgttcactaatgagattcgcgCGTGGTTACAAGAGAGGCCTAAGGAATGCTTTATATTCTACCCCTACTCCTGATTAATCATGTGACACAttttttaccctctctcaaattataatgagtcatttcataagtttcactttgcagtattttaaaattgctatcttatctctgcccgacaaaagaaatgtacacccgctaaatagcaactaccccgtttgcagagtctttgagtttagccgcatagtttttgttatctgagcagtctatttttcaaagatgtgGGGAACGAAAATcgttaccttatctctttccgagaaaagaaatgcacacctgctaaataacaactacctccgtttgcagcctttgaatttagccgcatagtcttttgttctcttagcagtctatttttcaatgatgtgggggaattaaaatctttaccttatctctttccgagaaaagaaatgcatacctgctaaatagcaactacctccgtttgcagtctttgaatttagccgcatagtcttttgttctcttagcagtctatttttcattgatgcggggtaacgtgagtggcaacgtgagtggcaacgtgaatGGCAACGTGAATGGCAACGCGAgtgagaacgataatttttttatcagtataaaacaatttggatcgagatgagttcttcaaccgtcgagcgatcagttccttgcaaccaggcatcggtaactgatcgtcgccaattaacaagttacaaaaaatgtaagtatcttttctgatattatttttaatatcttttctgatattatttttaatatcttttttaaaaaaatttccgattaatataaaatattttttcagatgatttccaacATCAATATAAGGCAACTTACCCGCTGGCCGCACGAAGTACGCgtgatacgcgtacaatcacccaCGCTATTTTGGGTAAAGTTAACAAACGGAGAGAAGGCTCATTTGGAGATGCTTGAACAATTGACTGCACATATGAGGATTGCAGCAGCCAACCGCATGCTGTTACCACATGAAGTTCAAGTGGGAACCCTTGTTGCTATCCGAGAAGGTTTAAAGTGGCAAAGAGGAATCATCGATGATGTTAGTGCTACGTCGATTACGGtacatcttcgcgactgggctcgcaaAACCTGTAGACTACCTTATGAGTGTTTCCGACTGGACGAACGATTCTGTGAATTAAAGTGGCAAGCAATACCGTGTGTTCTAGACGGAATCTTGCCTCGGCGAGCCCAGATATGGACGGAGCAAGAGATCACACTCGCTAAAATTATCATGGAAAAAGCGCGGGGGTGGATTACCGTCAATGATATTCTCTCTGGCGATGCGgctcttgtttcgttaattagagtcgggcaaacagaaaatgtggACCCGGTAGATATGTCAACTTTATTCATACACCTGGGTATTGCAAGAAATTTCATCATGTGGATCGATACGCCGGCTGAATGAATTACACCGAAAGGGCCTTAAGTCCGttcgtatatccgcttctttaagcatcattcattgtgcatttacgaacacacatatggaagcggatagaaacgcagcacgtGATTTTCAGTCGGTCGCTCGTCAGTCGGTCGCTCGCCAGTCGAGGAGTACACATCTTAAAATTGCcagtattgttttttattgcctctgttgtttttattattgcttgtgttgttttttattattgctgttgccgtttttgctgttgtcgttttttgcttgtattgtttttttggcttttgttgtttttttgaCAAGatctgttttttaaattaaaacaaaaaaatgagtTGCCGAGACTACCTGATGAAAGTGTGCGCCAGGAGTGACTGCAGAATGTTCCACGAGGTCCGGCGGTGTACGAAGTCGGTATGCCTATCAGGAACCACGTGCAAATTTGTCCACCTGACCCAGGATGAGGTGGACGAAATTAATAACCACGTGCGGCCGATATCAGAAACGGCGTTTGACGAATTAAAACGCCTAGCGTACCTGTTACGCGAAACGTACCCGCCGGATCAGAGGCCTCACACATGCACAAAGAATTTACTTGGAGAGTGCATGTGGGAGTGCCTCTCTTGCGAGAATGGGACATTTcccagtaagtttttttttttttttttttttgctttttaactttttaatttatatttttaaaatttacagagGATAACACGCCGAGATGCACTTTCTGTCGGGTGCAGCACTTCAAAGGGATCCAGGCCTTAATTTGCGGTCACTCcttttgcacaccgtgcatgAAGGTAATACCATTTGCCATGCAGGGCCAAGTGCCCAAACATctctgcacggtgtgcaaacaATGGAAGGTGCAGATCAatctatgtaagtatatttgaaataaattttaattatttaatacattttattttataccctgttaataatttcttttttcgtttcagACACTGACTAAAGACTCCGGAAAAGaccaaaaaggaaaaatacacggaggacacaaaaaaaaatttaatttataagtttaagttaagttaagtttaagttttatttttattattttcattttttattattttgtattattttctttagatattcatttttatattatagtcacttttatatattcatttttgtattatactttcattttttgtattatattttcatttttattatttttatttttattattttcatttttattactacatttttttagtttataagtttaggttaagttttattttaatttaatattttatttttattttcttcatatattcatttttattttcttcatatattcattttatattatatagtcatttatgtattatatattatatagtcattatgtattcattttttattatatttttaagtaattgtaCACAAGTttattagttgtaagttttttaataattaaaatatattttatacataagaaattcatttttattactacacttttttagtttataagtttaggttaagttttattttaatttaatatttcatttttattttcttcatatattcatttttattttcttcatatatttattttatattatatagtcacttttatgtattcattttttttttttttttttttttatattttaaagtaattgtaCACAAGTttattagttgtaagttttttaatcattaaaatatattttatacataagaaataaaatatgtttttaatataatatttttaatcttatttaataccaaaaaaattatcatacaaacataaaaattcaattaaattaaaaattaaattaaaaataatacaagtataaaaaaaaacataatcataaaaatacataaaattacattaaaattacattaaaaatacctttaaaattacatacacTCAACGCAAAAACGACAGAAGCAAAACAACATAAgtaaaacaacataagcaaaaaaatacaatatacgcaaaaacaacataagctaATGCAACTGCTCATAGCTGGCGACGGATCGGCATACCGGGCACACAACCGTAAGCATAGTGTACGGACGCGGGGGGCCTTGGCACTTTAGGGCACACGTGTAGCAATACACGTGCCCGCAACTGGACGCCCCGAACGTGTCTAACACAATTTCGCCGCAGCACACTATGCACTCTAGTTTTTCATCGTACCCGATATGCCGACGTTGGCAGTCCGTCCTGTTGCACCTGCCGGCCTTGTAGTCCCCGCAGATGATGGAATTCTGCAGGGTGCGTCCAACTTCGTAGCGTAATTTCGCTGACGTCAATCCGGTGGCCTCGTAACGAGCCTGCTCCACACTCGTTACATGCAGGAATCtgcattgcgcgtttgtgcacttcTTATTTTGGTAATTGAAGCAATACCTGTAAgggtgcacaaacgcgcaataacTATTCGAGCAGGCTCCTCGCTGGAAGTCGCGGCAGAGTTGTTGTTTTTGagctaaaaacataaaaatacatattatatattattttataacagattaaattattttttctaaattgtattataaattctattataatacatacctgGTTCCCcaaaatatgccatttttactaaaagtttttttcacttttcttgACTGTCTTTTGAAAAAGAGCTCCTGCACGTACAGATGCGAGACTGAGAGTGAGGCATggtcacatcgtcgtcgtcgtcgtcgtcgtcgtcgtcgtcgttctcatcaataaacaaagaaaatagacgccgggccaacgaaaacgaaacatgatacaaaagattccagacgccaaagatttttgtcgcatAGGCGTGTAGAAAGAATCGTTCATATCTAACGaaggcatcttgaaacgattactagaaaagcatgaacgacacttgaccaagagaaaacgcaaaagattttttacaacgtttgaagcccatacaaacgcaaaagatttttgaccacacgggtatatagaaaagaatctagcgatagcatgttacgcatctgcaaacgataactaaagaatgcgagtgagagcgtgaaagggtgtgagcgagagcgcgaatggcacttgaacgagaaaatacaattttatattttaacgatattatcttatacaatcgatataatgcgagcaacgatgacgacgacgacgacgacgacgacgatgatgatgatgatgattgcaatgaagacgccggtgacgttggctttacgcaaaattgtccttctgtaatattaaaattttacggctactattcgtacgaataaaaatatttttattttatttatctttatacttacccatttacggattacatgaatcgcacagctcttcgatgattgtcttgggcaaggaatcaataccacatgagcgattgataaacacgacatgagcgattgataaacacgacattagcgaacctattaaaattttttcttatcgtaagaataataagaagaggaaaatacactcgagccgacagttgtgcatcctcatagtgtcaacttttgtttaaatattatatttcaaagcggcatactacgcatgaaaactacgagtcgtagtcgatggtgacaaacgcgtgaacgagaacgagagggaacgataggcggcgcgaacaagtgcgagcgaaaggcaacgatgggcgcgcgatcctttgcgatccgccgcccgccgctcgccgccgacgccttgactaagactcgcgtgaaaaatgggtaatatattttaacgcatattcataaaataaatatataattttgtaatcggcacgtatcatttttaatcgcttctattccatccttcattttattataattgtgagtccgccctcgttcgtatgcaacatacgtatctgagtgagagagaaaccagataataaggaggagcgattagccgggggtgtacgtgcagcgtcacccgcattcgaatagtatgagcgtgtactaaattgtttataaacaataggcggcgcgaacgggtgcgagcgagtcgtagtcgatggtgacgaacgcgtgaacgagagcgagcgagagggaacgataggcggcgcgaacgggtgcga includes these proteins:
- the LOC139104062 gene encoding zinc finger CCCH domain-containing protein 10-like, with product MAYFGEPAQKQQLCRDFQRGACSNSYCAFVHPYRYCFNYQNKKCTNAQCRFLHVTSVEQARYEATGLTSAKLRYEVGRTLQNSIICGDYKAGRCNRTDCQRRHIGYDEKLECIVCCGEIVLDTFGASSCGHVYCYTCALKCQGPPRPYTMLTVVCPVCRSVASYEQLH